In Calothrix sp. PCC 7507, one DNA window encodes the following:
- a CDS encoding DUF433 domain-containing protein, translating into MSNLLSRITVNPKQCGGRPCIRGMRIRVSDVLDLFAAGLSAEQILTEMPDLEADDLKAALIYASRKLNHPVLVA; encoded by the coding sequence ATGTCAAATTTACTGAGCAGAATTACAGTTAATCCCAAACAATGCGGTGGTCGTCCATGTATTCGGGGAATGAGAATTCGAGTATCAGATGTACTGGATTTGTTTGCTGCGGGACTGAGTGCTGAACAAATTTTAACAGAAATGCCCGACCTAGAAGCGGATGATCTCAAAGCAGCACTAATATATGCTTCCCGTAAGCTTAATCATCCAGTTTTAGTGGCATGA
- the mfd gene encoding transcription-repair coupling factor, whose amino-acid sequence MAFSSIVRALARSPLTTEFLSKLNRQQELRLNGVPRLPKGLVASALAQNSDRNLFVVCATLEEAGRAYAQLEAMGWKNVHFYPTSEASPYEPFDPETEMTWGQMQVLADLVKSQESKMAIVATTAALQPHLPPPDAFVPFCLTLNKGLEFDLNTFSTKITTLGYERVPLVETEGQWSRRGDIVDIFPVASELPVRLEWFGDEIEQIREFDPATQRSALDKINQIILTPTSFTPIILEALKNSAEFQTFTTELDSDSALLEGSRRFLGLAFEQPASVLDYLGENTLIAIDEPEQCYAHSDRWVENAEEQWSVTCTERSRGISELPKIHRSFDESLAAAAQFQKLYLSELAEENSGINLASRPVPITPHQFAKLADTLRQERDRNFSTWLISAQPSRSVSLLQEHDCPAQFIPNPRDYLAIEKLQINHIPIALKYSGLAELEGFILPTYRIVVVTDREFYGQHSLATPSYIRKRRQATSKQVDPNKLRQGDYVVHRSHGIGKFVKLESLTINDETRDYLVVQYADGLLRVAADQVGSLSRFRATGDKAPELHKMTGKAWENTKNKVRKAIKKLAFDLLKLYAARSQQQGFTYPQDMPWQEEMEDSFPYQPTTDQLKAVQDVKRDMESDRPMDRLVCGDVGFGKTEVAIRAIFKAVTAGKQVALLAPTTILTQQHYHTLKERFAPYPVNVGLLNRFRTAEERRDIQKRLATGELDVVVGTHQLLGKGVTFRDLGLLVVDEEQRFGVNQKEKIKSLKTQLDVLTLSATPIPRTLYMSLSGIREMSLITTPPPSRRPIKTHLAQMNPESIRTAIRQELDRGGQVFYVVPRVEGIEETTTKLRETIPSARFAVAHGQMDEGQLESTMLTFNNGDADILVCTTIIESGLDIPRVNTILIEDAHRFGLSQLYQLRGRVGRAGIQAHAWLFYPQQRALSDAARQRLRAIQEFTQLGSGYQLAMRDMEIRGVGNLLGAEQSGQMEAIGFDLYMEMLEESIREIRGQEIPQVSDTQIDLNLTAFIPADYILDLDQKMSAYRAVAAAKSKEELTQIGVDWSDRYGAIPVPASQLLRVMELKQLAKKLGFSRIKPENKQHIILETPMEEPAWNLLAANLPENLRSRFVYSPGKVTVRGLAVMKADKQLQSLIDAFGKMQGALPEAVVV is encoded by the coding sequence ATGGCATTTTCTTCTATTGTGCGTGCCTTGGCGCGATCGCCCCTCACTACCGAATTCCTCTCCAAGCTCAACCGCCAACAAGAATTGCGGTTAAATGGTGTTCCCCGTCTCCCTAAAGGCTTGGTGGCTTCGGCATTGGCGCAAAATTCTGACAGGAATTTGTTTGTGGTGTGTGCCACGCTAGAGGAAGCAGGACGCGCTTATGCACAGTTAGAAGCGATGGGATGGAAGAATGTACACTTTTATCCCACCTCGGAAGCGTCTCCCTATGAACCCTTTGATCCGGAAACAGAAATGACCTGGGGACAGATGCAGGTTTTGGCGGATTTGGTCAAGAGTCAAGAGTCAAAAATGGCGATTGTGGCTACTACTGCGGCACTACAGCCACACTTGCCCCCACCAGATGCTTTTGTTCCCTTCTGCCTGACTCTCAATAAGGGTTTGGAATTTGACCTGAATACTTTCAGTACCAAAATCACGACTCTCGGCTATGAAAGAGTTCCGCTTGTAGAAACAGAAGGACAGTGGAGTCGGCGTGGTGATATTGTTGACATCTTTCCTGTGGCGTCTGAGTTACCTGTGAGGCTGGAATGGTTTGGTGATGAAATTGAGCAAATCAGAGAATTTGATCCAGCAACTCAGCGTTCTGCTCTTGACAAAATTAACCAGATTATTCTCACACCTACTAGCTTTACTCCCATCATTCTAGAAGCACTCAAAAACAGTGCTGAGTTTCAAACATTTACTACTGAATTAGATTCAGACTCAGCACTCTTAGAAGGTAGCCGGCGCTTTCTGGGGTTAGCTTTTGAGCAGCCAGCATCTGTTCTCGACTATTTGGGTGAAAACACCTTAATTGCGATTGATGAACCAGAACAATGTTACGCTCACAGCGATCGCTGGGTAGAAAATGCTGAAGAACAGTGGTCAGTTACTTGTACCGAGCGGAGTCGAGGTATCAGTGAATTACCGAAAATTCATCGGTCTTTTGATGAGTCTTTAGCAGCAGCGGCGCAATTCCAAAAATTATATTTATCGGAACTGGCGGAAGAAAACAGCGGGATTAATCTGGCTAGTAGACCAGTGCCCATTACACCACACCAGTTTGCTAAACTTGCGGATACATTGCGCCAAGAACGCGATCGCAATTTCTCGACTTGGCTAATTTCTGCTCAACCTTCCCGTTCTGTATCTCTACTCCAAGAACACGATTGTCCTGCCCAGTTTATCCCCAATCCCCGCGATTACCTAGCGATTGAAAAGCTGCAAATCAATCACATCCCCATCGCCCTGAAATATTCTGGGTTGGCTGAATTAGAAGGCTTTATTTTACCTACCTATCGAATTGTAGTCGTCACTGACCGCGAGTTTTATGGTCAGCACTCCCTCGCTACTCCCAGCTATATCCGCAAGCGCCGCCAAGCTACTTCTAAGCAAGTTGACCCCAATAAATTACGCCAAGGTGATTATGTAGTTCACCGTAGCCACGGGATTGGTAAATTTGTCAAGCTAGAAAGCCTGACAATTAATGACGAAACCCGTGATTATTTGGTAGTGCAGTATGCTGACGGCTTATTGAGAGTCGCCGCCGATCAAGTAGGTTCCTTGTCCCGATTCCGCGCCACAGGGGATAAAGCGCCAGAACTGCACAAAATGACGGGCAAAGCTTGGGAAAATACCAAGAATAAAGTCCGCAAAGCCATCAAAAAACTGGCTTTCGACTTGCTGAAATTATATGCAGCGCGATCGCAACAACAAGGCTTTACCTACCCCCAAGATATGCCTTGGCAAGAGGAAATGGAAGATTCTTTCCCCTACCAACCCACAACAGACCAGCTCAAAGCCGTCCAAGATGTGAAACGCGACATGGAAAGCGATCGCCCAATGGATCGCTTAGTTTGTGGTGATGTCGGTTTCGGCAAAACAGAAGTAGCAATTCGCGCCATTTTCAAAGCTGTGACCGCTGGTAAACAAGTCGCCTTACTCGCCCCTACCACCATCCTCACCCAGCAACATTACCACACCCTCAAAGAACGCTTTGCCCCTTACCCAGTGAATGTGGGATTACTCAACCGCTTCCGCACCGCTGAAGAACGACGCGACATTCAAAAGCGCCTAGCCACAGGTGAACTCGATGTAGTTGTTGGTACACACCAACTTTTAGGCAAAGGTGTCACATTCCGCGATTTAGGACTGTTGGTAGTCGATGAAGAACAGCGGTTTGGGGTAAACCAAAAAGAGAAAATTAAAAGCCTGAAAACTCAGCTAGACGTGCTTACCCTCTCAGCCACACCCATCCCCCGCACCTTGTATATGTCTTTGTCGGGGATTCGGGAAATGAGTTTGATTACCACACCACCCCCATCCCGGCGACCGATTAAAACCCATTTAGCACAGATGAACCCGGAAAGTATCCGGACTGCTATTCGTCAAGAATTAGACAGAGGTGGGCAAGTCTTTTACGTAGTTCCACGGGTTGAGGGAATTGAAGAGACAACAACGAAATTGCGAGAAACCATCCCCTCAGCTAGATTCGCGGTTGCTCATGGTCAAATGGATGAAGGGCAATTAGAATCAACCATGCTCACCTTCAACAATGGTGACGCAGATATCCTAGTTTGCACGACGATTATTGAATCGGGTTTAGACATTCCGCGTGTCAACACCATCTTAATTGAAGATGCTCACCGCTTTGGCTTATCACAGTTGTATCAGTTACGCGGTCGTGTAGGACGTGCAGGCATACAAGCCCATGCTTGGTTATTTTACCCCCAACAGCGGGCGTTATCGGATGCTGCCCGGCAGAGATTACGAGCAATTCAGGAATTCACTCAATTGGGTTCTGGATATCAGTTAGCGATGCGCGACATGGAAATCAGGGGTGTGGGTAACTTGTTGGGTGCCGAACAATCTGGTCAAATGGAAGCGATCGGCTTTGATTTGTATATGGAAATGTTAGAAGAGTCGATTCGAGAAATTAGAGGACAGGAAATTCCCCAAGTCAGCGATACTCAAATTGACCTCAACCTCACAGCCTTTATCCCTGCAGATTATATTCTCGATTTGGATCAAAAGATGAGTGCTTACCGTGCAGTAGCTGCGGCTAAGTCTAAAGAAGAATTAACGCAGATTGGTGTTGATTGGAGCGATCGCTATGGTGCTATTCCTGTCCCTGCTAGTCAATTATTGCGTGTCATGGAACTCAAACAACTAGCGAAAAAGTTAGGATTTAGCCGCATTAAACCCGAAAACAAACAGCACATCATCTTAGAAACGCCGATGGAAGAACCCGCCTGGAATTTGTTAGCAGCGAATTTACCAGAAAATCTGCGGTCACGTTTTGTTTATTCGCCAGGGAAAGTGACAGTGCGGGGTTTAGCGGTGATGAAGGCAGATAAACAGTTACAGAGTTTAATAGATGCCTTCGGTAAAATGCAAGGAGCGCTTCCGGAAGCTGTCGTTGTTTGA
- a CDS encoding hemolysin family protein, translating into MSSITFEILIILVLIIANGVFSMSEMAIVSARKVRLQQMANQGDVKARVALKLAESPNQFFSTTQIGITLIGILTGAFGGATIAEKVAVYVKLIPFLESYSQPVSFGIVVLIITYLSLIVGELVPKRLALNNPEGIAAFVAIPMQALATFTSPIVYLLSASTEMVLRMLGITASTEPQVTEEEIKILIEQGTEAGTFEEAEQDMVERVFRLGDRPVSSFMTPRPDIVWLDLEDSPEENREKMVDSAYSRYPICQAGLDNVLGVIPVTDLLARSFRGEPLDLTIGLRQPVFVPESTRGLKVLELFKQTITHMALVVDEYGVIQGLVTLNDIMSEIVGDVPSADGQEDPQAVQREDGSWLLDGMLPVEDFLELFDKEEWEAEERGSYQTLGGFVITHLGRIPAAADHFEWQGMRIEVMDMDGNRVDKVLAVPKGSQAKDVKD; encoded by the coding sequence ATGTCCTCCATTACTTTTGAAATTTTAATCATTTTGGTGCTAATTATTGCCAACGGTGTGTTTTCTATGTCTGAGATGGCGATCGTCTCAGCACGGAAAGTAAGGCTGCAACAGATGGCTAATCAAGGAGATGTTAAGGCACGGGTAGCACTAAAACTGGCTGAGTCTCCGAATCAATTTTTTTCTACAACTCAGATCGGGATTACCCTAATTGGGATTCTGACAGGTGCTTTTGGCGGCGCTACTATTGCCGAAAAAGTCGCCGTTTATGTAAAATTAATCCCTTTTTTAGAATCTTATAGTCAACCAGTGTCCTTTGGGATAGTGGTTTTAATCATTACGTATTTATCGCTGATTGTGGGCGAACTCGTACCGAAGCGGCTGGCATTAAATAACCCAGAAGGGATTGCCGCCTTTGTGGCGATTCCGATGCAAGCCTTAGCGACTTTTACATCTCCAATAGTTTATCTATTAAGTGCTTCTACAGAAATGGTACTACGGATGTTAGGGATCACCGCTTCGACGGAGCCACAAGTCACTGAAGAAGAAATTAAAATCTTAATTGAGCAAGGTACGGAAGCTGGTACATTTGAAGAAGCTGAACAGGACATGGTAGAGCGGGTTTTCCGTTTAGGCGATCGCCCGGTTAGCTCTTTTATGACACCTCGTCCGGATATTGTCTGGCTCGATTTAGAAGATTCTCCGGAAGAAAACCGCGAGAAAATGGTTGATAGTGCCTATTCTCGTTATCCCATTTGTCAAGCAGGACTGGACAATGTATTGGGTGTGATTCCAGTCACTGATTTATTAGCCCGGAGTTTTCGCGGTGAACCGCTAGATTTGACTATAGGATTGCGACAACCCGTATTTGTTCCTGAAAGCACCCGTGGCTTGAAGGTTTTAGAGTTATTCAAGCAAACCATCACCCACATGGCGCTAGTAGTCGATGAATACGGCGTAATTCAAGGATTAGTCACCCTTAACGATATTATGAGCGAAATTGTTGGTGATGTTCCGTCTGCTGATGGACAGGAAGACCCACAAGCCGTACAACGGGAAGATGGTTCCTGGCTTTTAGACGGCATGTTGCCAGTGGAAGATTTCTTGGAACTTTTTGATAAGGAAGAGTGGGAAGCAGAAGAACGAGGCAGCTATCAAACCCTGGGTGGTTTCGTGATTACCCATTTGGGACGTATCCCCGCCGCAGCCGATCATTTTGAATGGCAGGGTATGCGGATTGAAGTCATGGATATGGATGGGAACCGTGTTGATAAGGTGTTAGCCGTACCCAAAGGAAGTCAAGCAAAAGATGTGAAAGATTAG
- a CDS encoding aldo/keto reductase produces MLYRRFGRTELQMPVFSCGGMRYQFKWQDVPPEEITTDNQDNLETTIRRAIDVGINHIETARGYGSSEMQLGRILPKFPREKIIVQTKVGPVADGKEFRQTFEQSLQYLQLDYVDLLGIHGINNAETLDYSIRTGGCLEVARQLQAEGKVRFIGFSTHGPTDIIVQTINTNQFDYVNLHWYYINQWNWAAINAATRHDMGVFIISPSDKGGMLYKPPQKLINLCAPLSPMVFNDLFCLSHPQVHTLSLGAAKPQDFDEHLKTLDLLDDATEILPPILDRLEKEAIATLGADWVKNWEINLPSWEETPNQVNIRVILWLLNLAIAYDLVDYAKMRYNLLGNASHWFPGNKADQLDQLDFRQCLSLSPQADKIPQKLAKAHQMLGGEQVKRLSQS; encoded by the coding sequence ATGCTATACAGACGATTTGGACGCACAGAATTGCAGATGCCGGTGTTTTCTTGCGGCGGCATGAGATATCAGTTTAAATGGCAGGATGTTCCCCCAGAAGAAATTACTACAGATAACCAGGATAATCTCGAAACGACTATTCGACGAGCGATTGATGTAGGTATTAATCACATTGAAACTGCCCGCGGTTATGGTAGTTCGGAAATGCAATTGGGGAGAATATTACCCAAGTTTCCCCGTGAAAAAATTATTGTTCAAACTAAAGTCGGGCCTGTTGCCGATGGGAAGGAATTCCGGCAGACATTTGAGCAATCTTTGCAATATCTCCAACTAGATTATGTTGATTTATTAGGGATACATGGTATCAATAATGCCGAGACTTTAGACTACAGCATTCGTACTGGCGGCTGTCTGGAAGTAGCGCGGCAGTTACAAGCAGAGGGAAAAGTGAGATTTATTGGCTTTTCTACTCATGGTCCTACAGACATAATTGTGCAGACGATTAATACTAATCAATTCGATTATGTAAACCTGCATTGGTACTATATTAATCAATGGAATTGGGCTGCAATCAACGCTGCAACACGTCATGATATGGGTGTTTTTATCATTAGCCCATCGGATAAAGGGGGAATGCTATATAAACCACCTCAAAAATTAATCAATCTTTGTGCGCCTTTGAGTCCGATGGTGTTTAATGACTTGTTTTGCCTTAGTCATCCCCAAGTGCATACCCTGAGTTTAGGCGCAGCAAAACCACAGGATTTTGACGAACACTTGAAAACTTTAGACTTGTTAGACGACGCTACAGAAATTCTCCCACCAATTTTGGACAGATTAGAAAAAGAAGCGATCGCCACTTTGGGTGCAGACTGGGTAAAAAACTGGGAAATTAACTTACCTAGTTGGGAAGAAACACCTAATCAGGTGAATATTAGGGTAATTTTATGGCTGTTGAATCTAGCGATCGCCTATGATTTAGTAGACTATGCCAAAATGCGCTACAACCTGTTAGGTAATGCCAGCCATTGGTTCCCTGGCAACAAAGCCGATCAGTTAGATCAATTAGACTTCCGACAATGTCTCTCTCTCAGTCCCCAAGCAGATAAAATTCCCCAGAAGTTAGCCAAAGCACATCAAATGTTGGGAGGTGAACAAGTGAAAAGATTATCTCAGAGTTGA
- the mtnA gene encoding S-methyl-5-thioribose-1-phosphate isomerase — MTNSHNQVYPVIWQNNSVSLIDQTRLPNEYTFVEISRSEDMARAIKTMIVRGAPAIGVAAAYGIYLGAREIETANRDEFLAHLEKVAELLRSTRPTAVNLFWAISRMMRTADESIGTVEELKQTLLQTAQNINAEDLQTCQAIGDHGLTVLPATPAKLTLLTHCNAGALATAGYGTALGVVRSAWREGRLERVFADETRPRLQGAKLTTWECVQEGIPVTLITDNMAAHCMKQGLIHAVVVGADRIAANGDAANKIGTYSLAIAAKAHQIPFFVAAPLSTVDFELSDGSKIPIEERNPEEIYQVGETILTPTGVEFYNPAFDVTPAELITAIITENGAFAPGDLAKSQKNAIAQQI; from the coding sequence ATGACAAATTCCCACAATCAGGTTTATCCAGTTATTTGGCAAAATAACTCAGTATCACTAATTGACCAAACCCGCTTGCCCAACGAGTATACTTTTGTGGAAATCAGCCGTAGTGAAGATATGGCACGGGCGATTAAAACAATGATTGTTCGGGGTGCGCCAGCAATTGGTGTAGCTGCAGCATACGGAATATATTTAGGGGCGCGGGAAATTGAGACAGCCAATCGTGATGAGTTTTTGGCACACTTAGAGAAAGTTGCCGAGTTGTTGCGTTCGACTCGTCCGACAGCGGTGAATTTATTTTGGGCAATTAGCCGCATGATGAGAACCGCGGATGAAAGTATTGGCACAGTAGAAGAACTCAAACAAACTCTTTTGCAAACAGCACAAAACATCAATGCTGAAGATTTGCAAACTTGTCAGGCGATCGGCGATCATGGTTTGACAGTATTGCCTGCTACCCCAGCCAAACTGACTCTATTGACTCACTGCAACGCTGGGGCGTTAGCTACGGCTGGTTATGGCACTGCTTTAGGTGTCGTGCGTTCTGCTTGGCGAGAAGGGCGTTTAGAACGAGTCTTTGCAGATGAAACCCGCCCCCGCTTGCAAGGCGCAAAACTCACTACTTGGGAGTGTGTGCAAGAAGGTATTCCTGTAACTTTAATTACCGATAATATGGCAGCCCATTGCATGAAACAGGGCTTGATTCATGCTGTAGTTGTGGGTGCTGACAGAATTGCTGCCAATGGTGATGCAGCTAATAAAATTGGCACGTATAGTTTAGCGATCGCCGCTAAAGCCCATCAAATTCCTTTCTTTGTGGCTGCACCCCTCTCTACCGTTGATTTTGAACTATCCGATGGTAGCAAAATCCCAATTGAAGAACGTAACCCAGAGGAAATATACCAAGTTGGTGAGACTATTCTCACACCTACAGGCGTAGAGTTTTATAATCCAGCCTTTGATGTGACTCCAGCCGAGTTGATTACGGCAATCATTACAGAGAATGGGGCATTTGCTCCTGGCGATTTAGCTAAGTCACAAAAAAATGCGATCGCCCAGCAAATTTAA
- a CDS encoding CHAT domain-containing protein, giving the protein MNKIKLTLLAVLTVSCSLIGLYALKNHRQLLPAVTPAAKSSKLPVSRLKPEVLKQFLDRQDINSAIKYVELGWKQQYEEYLQEKLPSNQLVAATEISLILNSTYQRTGKKTALIYAVPTANHLELILVTPGKPPIHKRITAAKKDILLKLVRKFRTNIVNSDSQSQDYLSDARQLYAWMLAPLESALQAQGIDNLIFCLGGGLRTVPLAAIHDGKQFLVEKYSLGIIPAFNLLDYQPANITQTQVLAMGASKFQNQSSLPAVPVEIVSITSNPWQGKSLLNQDFTLANLKAQRAIYPFGIVHLATHAEFSPGAVEQSYIQFWDTQIRLNQLKTLELSQPPVQLLVLSACRTALGDPQAELGFAGLAVQSGAKAVVASLWSVNDAGTLALMSQFYRQLKVTSIKAEALRQTQIAMLKQQVTLKNNPAIRGVNSLPSELVALDSRKLSHPYYWAGFTLIGNPW; this is encoded by the coding sequence ATGAACAAAATTAAGCTCACCCTATTAGCTGTCTTGACAGTCAGTTGTTCTCTCATCGGACTGTACGCTCTCAAAAATCATCGACAGCTACTCCCAGCAGTGACTCCAGCAGCAAAATCTAGTAAACTTCCTGTCTCGCGCCTCAAACCCGAAGTACTCAAACAATTTCTCGATCGCCAAGATATCAACTCTGCAATCAAGTACGTCGAACTGGGATGGAAACAGCAGTATGAGGAATATCTCCAAGAAAAACTTCCTAGCAATCAACTAGTCGCAGCCACAGAAATTAGTCTGATCTTAAATAGCACTTACCAGCGAACTGGTAAAAAAACAGCCCTGATTTACGCAGTACCCACCGCTAACCACCTGGAGTTAATTTTGGTGACACCAGGAAAACCACCTATCCACAAACGGATCACTGCAGCAAAAAAAGATATTTTGTTGAAATTAGTTCGTAAATTCCGCACCAATATTGTCAACTCTGATTCCCAATCCCAAGACTATCTCAGTGATGCTAGACAACTATATGCATGGATGCTGGCTCCTTTAGAGTCTGCACTGCAAGCTCAAGGAATTGACAATTTGATATTTTGTTTAGGAGGAGGACTGCGTACTGTTCCCTTAGCTGCAATCCATGATGGTAAACAATTTCTAGTTGAAAAATATAGTTTGGGAATAATTCCCGCATTTAATTTGTTAGATTATCAACCCGCTAACATTACCCAAACGCAAGTCTTGGCAATGGGAGCATCAAAGTTTCAAAATCAATCTTCCTTACCTGCTGTACCAGTAGAAATAGTTAGTATTACGAGTAATCCTTGGCAAGGAAAATCTTTGCTAAATCAGGATTTCACCTTAGCAAATCTCAAAGCACAGCGTGCTATTTATCCCTTTGGAATTGTGCATTTAGCTACACATGCAGAATTTTCTCCTGGTGCTGTGGAGCAATCTTATATCCAGTTTTGGGATACACAAATCCGTTTGAATCAACTCAAAACTTTGGAATTGTCCCAACCCCCAGTACAATTACTAGTGTTGAGTGCTTGTCGTACTGCTCTTGGTGATCCTCAGGCTGAGTTGGGTTTTGCTGGTTTGGCTGTCCAATCTGGAGCAAAAGCTGTTGTTGCTAGTCTTTGGTCTGTTAATGATGCGGGAACCCTAGCCTTAATGTCTCAATTTTACCGCCAACTCAAAGTTACTTCTATCAAAGCAGAAGCTCTGCGGCAAACTCAAATTGCCATGCTCAAACAGCAAGTCACTTTAAAGAATAATCCTGCAATTCGTGGAGTTAATTCTCTGCCATCAGAGCTTGTTGCTCTCGATAGCCGTAAGTTATCTCATCCTTATTATTGGGCTGGATTTACTTTAATTGGTAATCCTTGGTAA
- a CDS encoding sigma-70 family RNA polymerase sigma factor codes for MHPRQNIITIFSTFLRFEADRLSGWATDAQLHRSMKACLNYVPQAESNENFWAVYWHKSWQKGEKRELALGHMSAYLQESCYWTVQKLMPRLQESNDRISDFFQIAIASVPKILKAGDPDANGSVKAYASNAFGNIIRDYLRQKREVDFCNNWGLLLKISRKLLTESLQNTGFDAITIEYYLLAWTCFESIYLPRKTPNLRQTTAPEPSTWKAIADSYNQMRHQLTSPGAECTKETLERWLTDCGNQVRKYLYPTIKSLNAAKLGQEEGELQDELIDPLQESLLTELIQKEEQSVRLDQKNKINTLLAAAIKKLDPSVQKLLQLYYQQGFTQQQIAQELGIQQYTISRKLSKTRESLLLTLTRWSQETLHISVTSDVVKYISTILEEWLQSYYS; via the coding sequence ATGCATCCGCGTCAAAATATCATCACAATTTTTTCCACATTTTTACGATTTGAGGCTGATAGATTGAGTGGTTGGGCAACTGATGCTCAACTACATCGCAGTATGAAAGCTTGTTTAAATTATGTGCCGCAAGCTGAAAGTAACGAAAATTTTTGGGCGGTTTATTGGCACAAGTCCTGGCAAAAAGGCGAAAAGAGAGAACTGGCTTTAGGACATATGTCTGCTTATCTGCAAGAATCATGTTATTGGACTGTACAAAAATTGATGCCACGCTTGCAAGAGTCAAATGATAGGATATCCGACTTTTTCCAAATTGCGATCGCATCTGTTCCTAAAATCCTGAAAGCTGGCGATCCCGATGCAAACGGTAGTGTTAAAGCCTATGCTAGCAATGCTTTTGGTAACATCATTCGAGATTATTTGCGGCAAAAGCGAGAAGTGGATTTTTGCAACAATTGGGGTTTATTACTCAAAATCAGTCGCAAACTGTTAACAGAATCTCTACAAAATACTGGATTTGATGCCATAACTATTGAATATTACCTATTAGCTTGGACTTGTTTTGAAAGTATTTATCTACCACGAAAAACCCCAAATTTACGGCAAACTACTGCACCTGAACCCAGCACTTGGAAAGCAATAGCAGATAGTTATAACCAGATGCGTCATCAACTCACCTCCCCTGGTGCAGAATGTACAAAAGAAACCCTAGAACGCTGGTTAACAGACTGTGGTAATCAAGTCCGTAAATATTTATATCCAACTATAAAATCTCTCAATGCTGCTAAACTAGGACAAGAAGAAGGAGAATTACAGGATGAACTAATAGATCCGCTACAGGAATCTTTATTAACAGAATTAATTCAAAAAGAAGAACAATCTGTACGTCTCGATCAAAAAAATAAAATAAATACACTTTTAGCAGCAGCAATCAAAAAACTCGATCCTTCAGTCCAAAAACTGTTACAACTTTATTACCAACAAGGTTTTACACAACAGCAAATTGCCCAAGAATTAGGAATACAACAATACACTATCTCTCGCAAACTATCAAAGACACGGGAATCATTACTATTAACACTAACCCGCTGGAGTCAAGAAACGCTGCATATTTCCGTAACTTCCGACGTGGTTAAGTATATCAGCACAATATTAGAGGAATGGTTGCAGTCTTACTACAGCTAG